One segment of Acropora muricata isolate sample 2 chromosome 8, ASM3666990v1, whole genome shotgun sequence DNA contains the following:
- the LOC136926368 gene encoding uncharacterized protein isoform X2, which translates to MSDEELDEVVKDIKKDFCQSGYRMVLGVLRSRGYRIQQRRVMESLRRVDVEGVIMRSLQLKIIHRREYRVYGPNALWHIDTNHKLISSWSQRSELRKESEVDKVKLLDMCSASEANKELIHHENSVFLNRELSYLLECGKILQIDGENVWLSFLGKKNWP; encoded by the exons ATGTCTGATGAGGAGCTTGACGAAGTTGTAAAGGACATAAAGAAGGACTTTTGTCAGAGTGGTTACAGGATGGTACTCGGCGTTCTACGTTCAAGAGGATATCGCATCCAACAGCGCCGAGTTATGGAAAGCCTCAGAAGAGTGGATGTTGAAGGGGTAATCATGCGGTCGTTACAATTGAAGATCATTCACCGACGGGAATACAGAGTCTATGGGCCTAATGCTTTGTGGCATATCGATACAAACCACAAACTGATAAG ttcatgGTCTCAAAGAAGTGAACTTAGGAAGGAAAGTGAAGTGGATAAGGTAAAGCTTTTGGACATGTGCTCTGCTTCAGAGGCCAACAAGGAATTGATTCACCATGAG AATTCAGTATTTTTAAACAGGGAGCTATCCTACCTTCTGGAGTGTGGCAAGATATTGCAGATTGATGG aGAAAATGTATGGCTCTCTTTCCTGGGCAAAAAAAATTGGCCGTAA
- the LOC136926368 gene encoding uncharacterized protein isoform X3, with product MSDEELDEVVKDIKKDFCQSGYRMVLGVLRSRGYRIQQRRVMESLRRVDVEGVIMRSLQLKIIHRREYRVYGPNALWHIDTNHKLISSWSQRSELRKESEVDKVKLLDMCSASEANKELIHHEQNSVFLNRELSYLLECGKILQIDGIVNGEPMTNKFH from the exons ATGTCTGATGAGGAGCTTGACGAAGTTGTAAAGGACATAAAGAAGGACTTTTGTCAGAGTGGTTACAGGATGGTACTCGGCGTTCTACGTTCAAGAGGATATCGCATCCAACAGCGCCGAGTTATGGAAAGCCTCAGAAGAGTGGATGTTGAAGGGGTAATCATGCGGTCGTTACAATTGAAGATCATTCACCGACGGGAATACAGAGTCTATGGGCCTAATGCTTTGTGGCATATCGATACAAACCACAAACTGATAAG ttcatgGTCTCAAAGAAGTGAACTTAGGAAGGAAAGTGAAGTGGATAAGGTAAAGCTTTTGGACATGTGCTCTGCTTCAGAGGCCAACAAGGAATTGATTCACCATGAG CAGAATTCAGTATTTTTAAACAGGGAGCTATCCTACCTTCTGGAGTGTGGCAAGATATTGCAGATTGATGG GATTGTGAACGGAGAACCGATGACAAATAAATTCCATTGA
- the LOC136926367 gene encoding fibronectin type III domain-containing protein-like: MSFALFCVLFGILVCFPETGTSSAPSTTEPTSAETDAGKRVTTPIYKTAWFVALALIALLLLLGTIIFICYTRRSGRKYHVGKREKMRAAPIEDEELSDQRGGPQIDPRRSEQPPKYKSDSSLHRDSDRDSWDDYIEGESHEHGSFIQEYGDDKTKTQGVTDQYWLSTYV; encoded by the exons ATGTCTTTCGCTTTATTCTGTGTGCTGTTTGGAATCCTCGTATGTTTTCCCGAAACAG GTACTTCAAGTGCCCCATCCACTACAGAACCAACAAGTGCTGAAACAG ACGCAGGAAAGCGTGTGACGACACCTATTTACAAGACTGCCTGGTTTGTTGCCTTAGCTCTCATTGCCCTTCTTCTGCTTCTTGgtactattatttttatttgctaCACTCGACGCAGTGGAAGGAAATACCATG TTGGTAAACGCGAAAAAATGAGGGCGGCTCCTATTGAAGATGAAGAACTTTCAGACCAGAGGGGTGGTCCCCAAATCGATCCCAG ACGGAGCGAGCAACCTCCTAAATACAAGAGCGACAGTTCATTGCACAGGGACAGCGACCGTGATAGCTGGGACGATTATATCGAGGGCGAGTCTCACGAGCATGGATCGTTCATACAAGAATACGGTGATGATAAAACCAAAACTCAAGGCGTAACGGACCAATACTGGCTCTCCACGTATGTGTAA
- the LOC136926368 gene encoding uncharacterized protein isoform X1 encodes MSDEELDEVVKDIKKDFCQSGYRMVLGVLRSRGYRIQQRRVMESLRRVDVEGVIMRSLQLKIIHRREYRVYGPNALWHIDTNHKLISSWSQRSELRKESEVDKVKLLDMCSASEANKELIHHEQNSVFLNRELSYLLECGKILQIDGENVWLSFLGKKNWP; translated from the exons ATGTCTGATGAGGAGCTTGACGAAGTTGTAAAGGACATAAAGAAGGACTTTTGTCAGAGTGGTTACAGGATGGTACTCGGCGTTCTACGTTCAAGAGGATATCGCATCCAACAGCGCCGAGTTATGGAAAGCCTCAGAAGAGTGGATGTTGAAGGGGTAATCATGCGGTCGTTACAATTGAAGATCATTCACCGACGGGAATACAGAGTCTATGGGCCTAATGCTTTGTGGCATATCGATACAAACCACAAACTGATAAG ttcatgGTCTCAAAGAAGTGAACTTAGGAAGGAAAGTGAAGTGGATAAGGTAAAGCTTTTGGACATGTGCTCTGCTTCAGAGGCCAACAAGGAATTGATTCACCATGAG CAGAATTCAGTATTTTTAAACAGGGAGCTATCCTACCTTCTGGAGTGTGGCAAGATATTGCAGATTGATGG aGAAAATGTATGGCTCTCTTTCCTGGGCAAAAAAAATTGGCCGTAA
- the LOC136926368 gene encoding uncharacterized protein isoform X4, which produces MSDEELDEVVKDIKKDFCQSGYRMVLGVLRSRGYRIQQRRVMESLRRVDVEGVIMRSLQLKIIHRREYRVYGPNALWHIDTNHKLISSWSQRSELRKESEVDKVKLLDMCSASEANKELIHHENSVFLNRELSYLLECGKILQIDGIVNGEPMTNKFH; this is translated from the exons ATGTCTGATGAGGAGCTTGACGAAGTTGTAAAGGACATAAAGAAGGACTTTTGTCAGAGTGGTTACAGGATGGTACTCGGCGTTCTACGTTCAAGAGGATATCGCATCCAACAGCGCCGAGTTATGGAAAGCCTCAGAAGAGTGGATGTTGAAGGGGTAATCATGCGGTCGTTACAATTGAAGATCATTCACCGACGGGAATACAGAGTCTATGGGCCTAATGCTTTGTGGCATATCGATACAAACCACAAACTGATAAG ttcatgGTCTCAAAGAAGTGAACTTAGGAAGGAAAGTGAAGTGGATAAGGTAAAGCTTTTGGACATGTGCTCTGCTTCAGAGGCCAACAAGGAATTGATTCACCATGAG AATTCAGTATTTTTAAACAGGGAGCTATCCTACCTTCTGGAGTGTGGCAAGATATTGCAGATTGATGG GATTGTGAACGGAGAACCGATGACAAATAAATTCCATTGA